The Candidatus Atribacteria bacterium ADurb.Bin276 genome contains the following window.
AATATGGGTATTTCCCATCGAATTTCTTCTTCAGAAGAACGAGATAAGCTGAAGAAATTAATTGAAAAAATTCGACCAGCCAACATGGGAGTCATAGTGAGAACAGTTGCTGAGGGTAAAAGTAATGAAGAAATAAAAGAAGACATCGAATCACTGCTTCGTTTATGGAACCGAATTATGAAAAAAGCCGAACTCATTTCAGCTCCAGCGGTTCTCTATGAAGAAGCAAGCCTAATTTATACGCTAATACGAGATGTTGTTGATGATAATTTAGGTGAAATTTGGATTAATTCCTATTTTGGTTTTCAGAAATTAAAAGATTTTATTGAATCAATGATTCCTCGTTTCGTCGACCGTATTCATTTTTTTGATAGTAAAGAAAACATTTTCGATCATTTTAATTTAAATCGGGAATTAGAAAAAGCCTTAAGCCGGAAAGTTTGGCTCAAAAGCGGAGGGTATCTGGTTTTTGACCGAACTGAAGCAATGACAGTGATTGATGTCAATACCGGAAAATATATTGGAAAGAAAGATCTCCAAGAAACTATTTTAAAAACCAATTTAGAAGCGGCGGAAGAAATTGCCCGGCAAGTACGACTCCGAGATATCGGGGGGATAATTTTAATTGATTTTATTGACATGGGGAAGAAAGAACATCAAAAAATGGTTATGAATGTTTTTGAGCAATTTTTGTCTCACGACCGAACCCGTTCCAGTTTGGTTCAGATGAGCGAACTGGGTTTGGTGGAAATGACTCGAAAAAGAGTTAGAAAAAACCTGGATGCCATTCTTTGCCAACCATGTAATTGTTGTCAAGGTGAAGGGAGAGTTCTTTCGATGGAGACTATCGCTATTAATTTTTTAAGGCGGGTTGAAGAAATTTGTCGCCATTCTCAATCAACGACCATTGGTTTTACTGTAGGACAAGAGCTGGGGGATTATTTAAAAAATAATGGAAAAATATTTTTAAATAATTTAAAAAAGGTATACAGTAAAGAATTGGTATGGAAAATCGATCCAAATTTATCTCTACGTCGTTATTCGATTGTTGGAGTTGGTGAAGACGGGATTCGAGAATCTATCGATAAAATAGAATAATCATTGTTAGTCCCGTTTGACAAAATCCTTCAATCTTGATACAGTCTTAACCGTTAAAAAGCAGGGCTAAAACCAAGAATATAATTGTAATAAAGGAATAAATAATCTGAATAAAAGTATGACTTTGGAATGGAGGAGATTTGTAATGTTCGCTCTTATTGAAGCCAGTGGAAAACAATATCCAGTTCAAGAAGGTTCGGTCATTCAACTGGATAGTTATCAAGGAAATTTAAAAGATGAAGTGGTTTTTGAACGAGTTTTATTTATTCGTAATCAGGACCAAGTTGTTGTCGGTCGCCCCTATGTGGAGGGTGCCAAAGTTAAAGGTATCGTGTTAAGAAATGGGAAATCCAAAAAAGTTGTGGTTTTTAAATATAAACCGAAGGTGAAATACCGACGTTTAACTGGTCATCGTCAACCAATGACTTTAATAAAAATTCAATCAATTGAATCCTAATCCTTGAGGAGGCTTTAATAACCATGGCACATAAGAAAGCAGGCGGAAGCGGGAAAAATGGACGCGATAGTAACGCTCAAAGGCTTGGTGTAAAAAAATTTAGTGGTCAGTATGTTTTGGCTGGCAACATCCTTATTCGACAGCGAGGAACAAAGATCAAACCAGGGATAAATGTGGGGACAGCCAAGGATTATACTCTTTTTGCCCTTCAAAGTGGATATGTTGTTTATCAAGAGAAAGCTGGGAGGAAATATGTCTCGATTCTCCCTGAGATGCCTTCTCTGGATTCATAATTAGTATCAGTTTATTAAAATAAGAAACTCTCCTTTTTATTATCCAACTCATTTTTTTATTCAGCCTTGGAGAATCGAATGATTGATTCAGTAATTTGGGGTGTTTAATTGTTTGTTGATCAGGTCATATTAAAAGTTCGTGCTGGTCGTGGTGGTGATGGTGCGATCAGTTTTTTAAGAGAAAAATATGTCCCTCGAGGTGGGCCAGCAGGTGGGAATGGCGGAAAAGGAGGGAACGTAATTGCTATTGCATTATCTCAGAAAAAAACTTTATATGATGTTGCTATTCAGAAAGTCTACGAAGCATCAAATGGTGAACCAGGTAAAGGGAAAAATCAATTTGGAAAAGATGGAGCTGACGTGGTTTTAGTAGTACCGGTTGGCACTCAAATTATTGATCAAAAAGATAATCAAATC
Protein-coding sequences here:
- the rng gene encoding Ribonuclease G, whose translation is MKKDIVIDMSEAEVRAALLENGQVVEFFFERAAEKRLAGNIFKGIVENVLPGIQSAFVNTGFDKNAFLFIGDILLDEKGKIKSIDQLLQTGKEIVVQVAKEPMGTKGARVTTKISLPGRYVVLMPGMNNMGISHRISSSEERDKLKKLIEKIRPANMGVIVRTVAEGKSNEEIKEDIESLLRLWNRIMKKAELISAPAVLYEEASLIYTLIRDVVDDNLGEIWINSYFGFQKLKDFIESMIPRFVDRIHFFDSKENIFDHFNLNRELEKALSRKVWLKSGGYLVFDRTEAMTVIDVNTGKYIGKKDLQETILKTNLEAAEEIARQVRLRDIGGIILIDFIDMGKKEHQKMVMNVFEQFLSHDRTRSSLVQMSELGLVEMTRKRVRKNLDAILCQPCNCCQGEGRVLSMETIAINFLRRVEEICRHSQSTTIGFTVGQELGDYLKNNGKIFLNNLKKVYSKELVWKIDPNLSLRRYSIVGVGEDGIRESIDKIE
- the rplU gene encoding 50S ribosomal protein L21, whose amino-acid sequence is MFALIEASGKQYPVQEGSVIQLDSYQGNLKDEVVFERVLFIRNQDQVVVGRPYVEGAKVKGIVLRNGKSKKVVVFKYKPKVKYRRLTGHRQPMTLIKIQSIES
- the rpmA gene encoding 50S ribosomal protein L27, whose translation is MAHKKAGGSGKNGRDSNAQRLGVKKFSGQYVLAGNILIRQRGTKIKPGINVGTAKDYTLFALQSGYVVYQEKAGRKYVSILPEMPSLDS